A genomic segment from Capra hircus breed San Clemente chromosome 7, ASM170441v1, whole genome shotgun sequence encodes:
- the GRK6 gene encoding G protein-coupled receptor kinase 6 isoform X2 — translation MELENIVANTVLLKAREGGGGNRKGKSKKWRQMLQFPHISQCEELRLSLERDYHSLCERQPIGRLLFREFCATRPELTRCIAFLDGVAEYEVTPDEKRKACGLRLMQNFLNHTGPDLIPEVPRQLVTNCAQRLEEGPCKDLFQELTRLTHEYLSVAPFADYLDSIYFNRFLQWKWLERQPVTKNTFRQYRVLGKGGFGEVCACQVRATGKMYACKKLEKKRIKKRKGEAMALNEKQILEKVNSRFVVSLAYAYETKDALCLVLTLMNGGDLKFHIYHMGQAGFPEARAVFYAAEICCGLEDLHRERIVYRDLKPENILLDDHGHIRISDLGLAVHVPEGQTIKGRVGTVGYMAPEVVKNERYTFSPDWWALGCLLYEMIAGQSPFQQRKKKIKREEVERLVKEVPEEYSEHFSPQARSLCSQLLCKDPSERLGCGGGGAQEVKEHPLFKKLNFKRLGAGMLEPPFKPDPQAIYCKDVLDIEQFSTVKGVELEPTDQDFYQKFATGSVPIPWQNEMVETECFQELNVFGLDGSVPPDLDWKGQPPAPPKKGLLQRLFSRQR, via the exons ATGGAGCTCGAGAACATCGTAGCGAACACGGTGCTACTCAAGGCCCGGGAAG GTGGCGGCGGGAATCGTAAAGGCAAAAGCAAGAAATGGCGGCAGATGCTGCAGTTCCCCCATATCAGCCAGTGCGAAGAGCTGCGGCTCAGCCTCG AGCGTGACTACCACAGCCTGTGTGAGCGGCAGCCCATTGGGCGCCTGCTGTTCCGAGAGTTCTGCGCCACGAGGCCTGAGCTGACTCGCTGCATTGCCTTCCTGGATGGGGTG GCCGAGTATGAAGTGACCCCTGATGAGAAGCGGAAGGCGTGTGGGCTGCGGCTCATGCAGAATTTTCTGAACCACACG GGTCCCGACCTCATCCCCGAGGTCCCCCGGCAACTGGTGACGAACTGTGcccagaggctggaggagggacCCTGCAAAGACCTCTTCCAGGAGCTTACTCG GTTGACCCACGAGTACCTGAGCGTGGCCCCTTTTGCCGACTACCTCGACAGCATCTACTTCAACCGTTTTCTGCAGTGGAAGTGGCTGGAAAG GCAGCCAGTGACCAAAAACACCTTCAGGCAGTACCGAGTCCTGGGCAAAGGCGGCTTTGGGGAG GTATGCGCCTGCCAGGTGCGGGCCACAGGCAAGATGTATGCCTGCAAGAAGCTGGAGAAGAAGCGGATCAAGAAGCGGAAAGGGGAAGCCATGGCACTCAATGAGAAGCAGATCCTGGAGAAAGTGAACAGTAGGTTTGTA GTGAGCTTGGCCTATGCCTATGAGACCAAGGATGCACTGTGCCTGGTGCTGACGCTGATGAACGGAGGCGACCTCAAGTTCCACATCTACCACATGGGCCAGGCTGGCTTCCCTGAGGCTCGGGCTGTCTTCTACGCAGCAGAGATCTGCTGTGGCCTGGAGGACCTGCACCGGGAGCGTATTGTGTACAG GGACCTAAAGCCAGAGAACATCCTACTAGATGACCATG GTCACATCCGCATCTCTGACCTGGGGCTGGCTGTGCACGTACCCGAAGGCCAGACGATCAAAGGCCGTGTGGGCACCGTGGGCTACATGG CCCCAGAGGTGGTAAAAAACGAACGGTACACCTTTAGCCCAGACTGGTGGGCGCTCGGCTGCCTCCTGTATGAGATGATCGCAGGCCAGTCACCCTTCcagcagaggaaaaagaagatCAAGAGGGAGGAAGTGGAGCGGCTGGTGAAGGAGGTGCCTGAGGAGTACTCCGAGCACTTCTCCCCACAGGCCCGCTCACTCTGCTCCCAG CTCCTCTGCAAGGACCCCTCTGAACGCCTGGGGTGTGGTGGGGGCGGCGCCCAAGAGGTGAAGGAGCACCCCCTCTTCAAGAAGCTGAACTTCAAGCGGCTGGGAGCTGGCATGCTGGAACCACCCTTCAAGCCTGAT ccccaggccattTACTGCAAAGATGTTCTGGACATTGAACAGTTCTCAACAGTTAAGGGTGTGGAGCTAGAGCCCACTGACCAGGACTTCTACCAGAAATTTGCCACGGGCAGTGTGCCTATCCCTTGGCAGAACGAG ATGGTGGAGACCGAGTGCTTCCAGGAGCTGAACGTCTTCGGGCTGGATGGCTCGGTTCCCCCAGACCTAGACTGGAAGGGCCAGCCACCAGCACCCCCCAAAAAGGGACTGCTGCAGAGACTCTTCAGTCGCCAG aGGTGA
- the GRK6 gene encoding G protein-coupled receptor kinase 6 isoform X1, which translates to MELENIVANTVLLKAREGGGGNRKGKSKKWRQMLQFPHISQCEELRLSLERDYHSLCERQPIGRLLFREFCATRPELTRCIAFLDGVAEYEVTPDEKRKACGLRLMQNFLNHTGPDLIPEVPRQLVTNCAQRLEEGPCKDLFQELTRLTHEYLSVAPFADYLDSIYFNRFLQWKWLERQPVTKNTFRQYRVLGKGGFGEVCACQVRATGKMYACKKLEKKRIKKRKGEAMALNEKQILEKVNSRFVVSLAYAYETKDALCLVLTLMNGGDLKFHIYHMGQAGFPEARAVFYAAEICCGLEDLHRERIVYRDLKPENILLDDHGHIRISDLGLAVHVPEGQTIKGRVGTVGYMAPEVVKNERYTFSPDWWALGCLLYEMIAGQSPFQQRKKKIKREEVERLVKEVPEEYSEHFSPQARSLCSQLLCKDPSERLGCGGGGAQEVKEHPLFKKLNFKRLGAGMLEPPFKPDPQAIYCKDVLDIEQFSTVKGVELEPTDQDFYQKFATGSVPIPWQNEMVETECFQELNVFGLDGSVPPDLDWKGQPPAPPKKGLLQRLFSRQDCCGNCSDSEEELPARLELPTRL; encoded by the exons ATGGAGCTCGAGAACATCGTAGCGAACACGGTGCTACTCAAGGCCCGGGAAG GTGGCGGCGGGAATCGTAAAGGCAAAAGCAAGAAATGGCGGCAGATGCTGCAGTTCCCCCATATCAGCCAGTGCGAAGAGCTGCGGCTCAGCCTCG AGCGTGACTACCACAGCCTGTGTGAGCGGCAGCCCATTGGGCGCCTGCTGTTCCGAGAGTTCTGCGCCACGAGGCCTGAGCTGACTCGCTGCATTGCCTTCCTGGATGGGGTG GCCGAGTATGAAGTGACCCCTGATGAGAAGCGGAAGGCGTGTGGGCTGCGGCTCATGCAGAATTTTCTGAACCACACG GGTCCCGACCTCATCCCCGAGGTCCCCCGGCAACTGGTGACGAACTGTGcccagaggctggaggagggacCCTGCAAAGACCTCTTCCAGGAGCTTACTCG GTTGACCCACGAGTACCTGAGCGTGGCCCCTTTTGCCGACTACCTCGACAGCATCTACTTCAACCGTTTTCTGCAGTGGAAGTGGCTGGAAAG GCAGCCAGTGACCAAAAACACCTTCAGGCAGTACCGAGTCCTGGGCAAAGGCGGCTTTGGGGAG GTATGCGCCTGCCAGGTGCGGGCCACAGGCAAGATGTATGCCTGCAAGAAGCTGGAGAAGAAGCGGATCAAGAAGCGGAAAGGGGAAGCCATGGCACTCAATGAGAAGCAGATCCTGGAGAAAGTGAACAGTAGGTTTGTA GTGAGCTTGGCCTATGCCTATGAGACCAAGGATGCACTGTGCCTGGTGCTGACGCTGATGAACGGAGGCGACCTCAAGTTCCACATCTACCACATGGGCCAGGCTGGCTTCCCTGAGGCTCGGGCTGTCTTCTACGCAGCAGAGATCTGCTGTGGCCTGGAGGACCTGCACCGGGAGCGTATTGTGTACAG GGACCTAAAGCCAGAGAACATCCTACTAGATGACCATG GTCACATCCGCATCTCTGACCTGGGGCTGGCTGTGCACGTACCCGAAGGCCAGACGATCAAAGGCCGTGTGGGCACCGTGGGCTACATGG CCCCAGAGGTGGTAAAAAACGAACGGTACACCTTTAGCCCAGACTGGTGGGCGCTCGGCTGCCTCCTGTATGAGATGATCGCAGGCCAGTCACCCTTCcagcagaggaaaaagaagatCAAGAGGGAGGAAGTGGAGCGGCTGGTGAAGGAGGTGCCTGAGGAGTACTCCGAGCACTTCTCCCCACAGGCCCGCTCACTCTGCTCCCAG CTCCTCTGCAAGGACCCCTCTGAACGCCTGGGGTGTGGTGGGGGCGGCGCCCAAGAGGTGAAGGAGCACCCCCTCTTCAAGAAGCTGAACTTCAAGCGGCTGGGAGCTGGCATGCTGGAACCACCCTTCAAGCCTGAT ccccaggccattTACTGCAAAGATGTTCTGGACATTGAACAGTTCTCAACAGTTAAGGGTGTGGAGCTAGAGCCCACTGACCAGGACTTCTACCAGAAATTTGCCACGGGCAGTGTGCCTATCCCTTGGCAGAACGAG ATGGTGGAGACCGAGTGCTTCCAGGAGCTGAACGTCTTCGGGCTGGATGGCTCGGTTCCCCCAGACCTAGACTGGAAGGGCCAGCCACCAGCACCCCCCAAAAAGGGACTGCTGCAGAGACTCTTCAGTCGCCAG GACTGCTGTGGAAACTGCAGCGACAGTGAGGAAGAGCTTCCCGCCCGCCTCGAGCTCCCCACCCGCCTCTAG